The genomic region TTATGCAGAACAGAACATATGTTCTTTGAAGCTGACAGAATTCCAGTGGTTAGAGAGATGATAGTTTCTAAAACAGAGGAACAAAGAAGAGCTGCATTAGACAAATTGTTGCCAATGCAGAGGAAAGATTTTGAAGGTCTTTATGAAGCTATGGAAGGTCATCCAGTTACAATAAGATTTTTAGATCCACCTTTACATGAATTTTTACCACATAAAGATGAAGAAATAAAAGAGCTTGCTAACGAGATGGGGTTAACTTTTGATGATTTAAAAAATACTGTAGAGAGTTTACATGAGTTTAATCCTATGATGGGTCATAGAGGATGCAGATTAAGTGTTTCATATCCTGAAATAGCTGAGATGCAAACTAGAGCAGTAATAGAGGCAGCAATAAATGTAAATAAGGCGAAGGGATTAAACATAGTTCCTGAAATAATGATTCCACTAGTTGGTGAAATAAAAGAGCTTAAATATGTCAAGGACATTGTAGTTAAGACAGCGGATAAAATAATGGAAGAAAAAGGTATTAAGTTAGAATACATGGTTGGTACGATGATTGAAATACCTAGGGCGGCTCTTACTGCTGATGAAATAGCAAAAGAAGCTGAGTTTTTCTCATTTGGTACAAATGATTTAACTCAAATGACTTTTGGATTTTCAAGAGATGATTCGGCTGCATTCTTAAATGATTACTATGATAAACAAATTTATGAATCAGATCCATTTGCGAGAATTGATGAAAATGGTGTAGGACAGTTAGTTAAGATAGCTGTTGAAAAAGGAAAGAAAACAAGACCAAATATTAAGCTTGGTATTTGTGGGGAACATGGAGGAGATCCATCATCTATAGAGTTTTGTCATAATACGGGATTGAATTATGTATCATGTTCACCGTTTAGAGTTCCTGTTGCAAGGCTTGCTGCGGCACAAGCTCAAGTTAAAAATAAAAGATAATTTTTAGAAAGCTGACTATTAATTTAGTCAGCTTTTATTTTATAGGTATATTGAATTTAGAATTAATATATTTTTCAAATTCTTTGAGAAAGATTAATTGTCTCTTAATATCATCACAGGATTTATTTAAATTATTTTCATAGTCAAGTATTTCTTTATTTGTTAAATTATGATTAGCATAAAAATATAATTTTGATATTTTTAAAAATCTATATGGTAGGGATAAATAAGATAGTAAATATAGATATTCATCTAAGTATATTGGGTTATTTGCATTATAATAATTTATAAATATTAGAGTATTTTCTATATCCCAAGGATTAGGAGAGTGTCTTAGATATCTTTTAAGAAAATATGCTAGATCAGATATAGAATAATTTATACAGCATCTGTCGAAATCTATTGGAACAACAGAATTGTCATTTATAATGATATTTTTATTTACATAATCTCCATGACATAAACTAATATTTAGATTTTTAAAATTTATTATTAATGAGTATCTGTAAGACATAGTTGCTAAGTATAAGGAATCATCAAAATTATTTAAAAATATTTGTGAAAAATTATCATATTTAACTTTAGCTAATTCATCTATTTTATGTAGATCTTGAATATATTTGGCAAATTTTTGTTTAATATTAGACAAATTTATGGTTGGAATTGAGAATTTTATAAATTTAATTTTATCTGAGTTATAATGCATTTTAGCAATTATTTCAACGGCTTTTATACAATGATCAATTTTATTATATAAAAGTTTAGTGCCGCTTATCCAATTGGTTAATATATAAATTTTGTTATCATATATTGTAAATGGTTTATTATTGATGGACTTAATAAAATACGGAATTTTAAACTCATGTAATTTTAACCATTCTAAATATGAATAAATAAATAATATTTTTTGAATATTAAAGTACGTTTGTTTGAGACAAAATAATTTGTCGGAAGATTTTATTTTATATACAATTCTAGGTTTTTTTGATATTTTTTCTTTTATTTTTTCAATTTCATAAGTTTTAATATTAAAATTAGATAAAATATAGCTAAAATCTACATTTTTATACATATATTGGTCCTTTTTAAATTAAATATATAAATAAGAATATTTTAAAAATCATTATATTATACATTATTTTTTAAAAATATATTTTAAAGTTAGAAGGAAAATATATTTGAACAGAGAATATTAATATATGAGATATCACTAAATATTATTTTTTGTAGAAAAATGGAAAAAATAATTTCATATTTTTTAATTAAAATTATTAATAGCGAATAATAATGTTAAAAGATGGAAAAATTAAAAAATAATTTATAATTCACACCCTTGGGTATAGTTTATATAAGGTAGTTATTAATGAGAGTTTCTGATGATATTATAAGAGATATAGAAAATAGAAATGATATCGTTGATGTATTGAGTGAATATTTAACTTTTAAAAAAAGTGGAGATAATTATTTTGCTTTGTGTCCTTTCCATAGTGAAAAGAGTGGATCATTTGTTGCTTCTAGAAGCAAGCAGATATTTAAATGTTTTGGTTGTGGTGAAAGTGGAAATGTTATTTCTTTTATCATGAAATATAGAGGATTAGATTTTTTACAATCGTTAAATTTCTTGGCACAGCGTGTTGGTATTGCATTAGATTTTGATTCTAAAAAAATAAATTTAGATAAATATTATAGAATACTTAAGGATGCTGCAAGGTATTTTTATTTAAATCTAAAAAAAAATAACAATATTAAACAATATTTAATAAATAGAGGATTATCTGAATCTACCATTATTAAGTTTGGATTAGGATATGCTTTAAATGATTTTAAAGCATTAAGTATGTATTTAGAGCATAAAGGTCATAGAATAAGTGACTTGTTAGAATTAGGATTAGTTAATGAAAAAAATAAAATTGTATATGATCGTTTTATAAATAGAGTAATATTTCCTATATTTGATGTTAATGGTAATGTTATAGGATTTGGAGGTAGAATTTTAGAAAATAGATTGCCTAAATATTTGAATTCCAAGGATAGCTGTGTATTTAAAAAAGGTAGTAATCTTTATGGATTAAACTTTTTAGTTAAAGATAGCATATCGTATGATTTTATTATTATTGTTGAAGGTTATTT from Candidatus Arthromitus sp. SFB-mouse-Japan harbors:
- a CDS encoding CotS family spore coat protein, giving the protein MYKNVDFSYILSNFNIKTYEIEKIKEKISKKPRIVYKIKSSDKLFCLKQTYFNIQKILFIYSYLEWLKLHEFKIPYFIKSINNKPFTIYDNKIYILTNWISGTKLLYNKIDHCIKAVEIIAKMHYNSDKIKFIKFSIPTINLSNIKQKFAKYIQDLHKIDELAKVKYDNFSQIFLNNFDDSLYLATMSYRYSLIINFKNLNISLCHGDYVNKNIIINDNSVVPIDFDRCCINYSISDLAYFLKRYLRHSPNPWDIENTLIFINYYNANNPIYLDEYLYLLSYLSLPYRFLKISKLYFYANHNLTNKEILDYENNLNKSCDDIKRQLIFLKEFEKYINSKFNIPIK